Sequence from the Equus przewalskii isolate Varuska chromosome 11, EquPr2, whole genome shotgun sequence genome:
caatgtttctcaaagtgtacGTCACAAAAACTTGGGGTTCCCTAGGATTCTTTCAGGGGATCTGCAGTTTCAAAACTGTTCCTGTAATTCTTATAAGACATTATTTACccttttcattctcattctttcaTCCATGAATGGTGGATTTTTCCAGAGTTTACTAAACATGGGATGGCATCATTAATCTGATGTTTATGTACATTGGTTTTATTCTTGCTATTTTAAACTCAATATTTAAACatatctcctttttattttcaaatactgtaAATATCAATGGATATGACCTATGCAAACAATAGCTCTTTGAGCTTCTCAGTaactttcaaaaatgtcaatttgTTCTGTGACCaaaaggtttgagaaccactattctTTACTTCATGAAAGGTCCCTTGAGTTTGGAAATGAGCTAGGAGAAGCAAGCAGCATATTGGCTGGGTTCTGGAGTTAATCATCCCATGCTACTGGAAGGCTTAGGAAACAGGGGTGTGCCGCCTTGATCACAACTCTGTTAATCATTCCTGGCATGCTTGGAGAGCATGTCATGtattctctctgggcctctctcccTATACAATGAAAGGAGGTGAATTCTAGGGTCTTTCAAGGAGAAAAATTCATTCTGTAATTCTAGGAGTCTCAGATTCACTTGAAAGGCCATGTCATGTGGAAGTTTAAAGCAGgagtcagtaaactttttctacaatgtgccagacaggaaatattttaatcCTTTGCCACAGCTACTCAATTCTGCTGTCATAGCATGAAAGCAgtcatagataatatgtaaatgaatgagcatggctgtgttccaataaaacagTACTTATGAAAACAGGCAGTGAGCTGGATTTGCCCTTGGACTGAAATTTATTGACCTTTGCTTGAGTGCAAGAGCTCTGAAATCCAACTGCTAAGGTTTAAGACCTGCTTCTACCACTTATTAACTGTGTTACTTTAGGTAAGTTACTCAACTTCTtcatgcctcaattttctcatctataaaatgataatGATCATAGCACCTCCCGTATGTAGTTGCATGCAAAGAAGTAGACAGTGCGAGGCCACAGGCAAGCATTTGGTAagtatgaattattattatttattttttcagtggagttgaggaagattgatcctgagttaacatctgttaccaatctgtCTCTCTTACTTTGAGGAATATtctccccgagctaacatctgtgttagtCCTCCTCTATATGTTATGTCACAGGCCTTAACATCATGGCTttatgagtgctgtgtaggtctgcacacgGCATCTGAACCCAAGAAATCCAGACTGctaaagcggagcatgcaaacccaaccactatgccacctggccagcctctTAATTATTATCACTTGAGGTAACCAGACTCTTAATCAGTATGGTCTGAAGTATCTTCTTCCAGGATCTTCATTATTACCTGAGTGCTGAGCCAGTCCCGATTCTCTTCTCTGCTCATTTTCATTGGTACGTGGCTCATCTGGGTGACATATACTATCCAGCGACTCTCAAGAGACCTTTCAGAGAATAAAAGGGGAAGTGGTGACTCCATGGGGTGCTATGGTTCCAATCACCAGCCTGCAAGACCTAGCTAAGAAttggaggaaatggaaaagactcaacaatttttcaaaaatggtaatcatttgttgctatttttatctAGAGATGACactttaaacatttgttttcataACTTGTCATACTGCCTATTGTATGAGAGCAGTGGCCCAATAATTTGCTGTAAACATTGGTGCAGGATCAAAAGATATCTAGGGAAATTAACTGCATATGCAAAAGGATTGACAGCGTGAGATTTTTCATCAGGTAGAGCTGGTTCCAATCTCTGGTTTGGTACTGCCAGTGGCACTTACTGGCTTCAGAAACTTGGGAAAGTGATTCAATCTCTCTGACTTTGGTTTTTGGGAAATCTCTAGTCATaaagtaactttaaaatattcctctCATTCTATTATCTTTGGGAAAGATTATGGATGTCAAACTggattgtaattttaaataatttgagattAGATGGAATACTGCAATTCGGAATGaagaaagtggggaaaaaagagaagattggctaATGTTTTTCCAAGTAGCTCTTTGTATTAAACCATTTCTACCAGTTTTTTTCACACTCTTTTGATAATGTTGCAGTTATAGAGAAGGGGGCATAGTGTCATAATCTTCTGCCCATCACAAATTGATTAGACAAGGAAGGTAAGAGGATCATCCAGGTTATTGGAATAAGAGGATATTCTTGTTTTCTTACTTGACTAAATAGATAAGCCCTAGGGTTCCAAAGATTCCATAGAAATGGCCAAATATGATGAAATAGCGGATGTAAAAACTGCTGATCCAGGCAAATTCCTGCAGAGACAAATGCTCAAAAGTTAGATGCCCTGAACACAATTTCAATTCCCCTTTTCTAGGCTAGGGTCCCTTCACATACTTGCTAAATCTTATGTCCTGTTACTCAAGGAAGTTACATCTGGAAGGGACAAAGCattttcatttcccattttcaACCTGATCTAGCTTCAGAGAATGATTCAAGTTACACCCCAATACCTTCGGAAGTACCACTGTTGTATAGATTGCACGTTCACATATATTGGCATGAAGAAGGGAAGAGCAATTGAAGaagtacaaaagaaaagatggtgAATAAATGAGCAGATTGTGATTGCAAGTGAGCAGGAGTCTATCTTTTCCCCATACCACACCTGGAATTTTGAACCTGAGAAAGAATGCAAGGTGGAGATGCATAACCACATCCTAGACTCCACCAGGCTTTTTCAGTCTCTTAGGATGAACCAGGAATTTGGTTCAAACTCCCACAAGGAGACTAGAGAAGCTTTGAAGATTTGAGCCATTCTTGATGGAAGCATCCTGGAAGAGCTTCTTCTGTGAGCTTTCAAGTTTTCTCAAGGTCTATGGAATCCATCAGTCCTTCACATTCTTTAGGATTCATCACTGTCACAGTATGTCAAGGTGGCAGAAATAAAGAAGGTGTACTCATCTCCTGGGTAAAGGGTTATGTACCTGCTTCTCTTCTAAGACCAATGAGGATGCCTGGAGCACAAAGGCATTTATGGAGACCCTTTTGGTTTTGACAGACTCTCTCCTTGACAAAACTTTAGTCAAGTCCTCTGAATCCTCTTCTTCACTAGGCCTCAGCATTGGTCTACAAGCTCTCAAACTGCAAACTCTGAGCAAGAAAGATTTCATCCACCCTCCACAATAAGAGACTGGAACAAACACCAGCATAGCTTCTAACAGGTCAAAGCCACATCTCTGGGATGAGCCCTGCCCCCTTAAAGTCCCTCCAGAGGAAAGTCAAGACTGTCACAGAAGGTACTGCTTGTTTAAGCCAAAACGTGACTATGGGCCTCTGAcctcccttttcatttctgctaGAAAACTTACAACTATAAACCTTATCTATGTCCCTTTGAGATGTATCTTCTACATGCAGAAATATCTTTGTCAAGGTCCTGGGAGTCATCCTTTGGAAAGATAATCATCAGGAAGGATAGGGCCCTGCATCCatgtctctgtgggagggtaggagcctaacaCAGATTTCCTAATCACATTGAGGagcttcccctcccctcaacGTCTTTCagtaatttccttttcatgtgCCAGGCTTTAAGGTCTCCCACTTCTTGATTCACCAGAGTTGAGCTCCACTTAtactgaattttccatttcctacAGCAGTAGCTTGAATAAAATCTGTCTTGCCATGTTTAAGAAAAGACTAACTCAGTTTCTCTTTGACAAATTGAGGATGACTCATTTGTACCCATGTTACTAAGTTGTCATTTGAAGGTAAAGGATATAGTGAAATAGCTGCTGAGAGTAGTATAGTTTGTGAGGTGGGCATTCTGCAGTCAATCCACACCCTTTATTCATTCTTCATAAGCTAAGGGCATATTGCAGCACTACAGACATGGGAGATGAGTTCAGAAATGAAACTTCAACTGCTTTTTTATTACATGAACACACATCTAGTTAGGCTGGGGGTCATATTCTGGTCAAAATGGGGCACCATTGTCCTCATTCCTCTTTTTGATCATgcaagaaaaggagaaggtgaCTACCACAGGAAGGGGCTGCAAAATTCCAGCATGCACAGCAGAGGAAGTTGCCCCCATATCTCAAAATATGAGCTTACATGCCACTCTTTTCAGGCATGTTACCGATGACCACTGGCAACCAACATCTGGTCAAATCAGGCATCCACAACAGAGTTTCCCAGTCTTACCACTGTGAAcgttttgggccagataattctttattgttaGGCATTGTCCTATGtactgtaggatgtttaacagcgtCCCTGGCTTTCTACAAACCTGGAAGCTATTaccatattttcttctctgttatgataaccaaaaatgtctccagacattgtcagatGTCCCATTGGCAGCAATGTTACTCCTGGTGAAGAACCACTAATCTACAGGAGATGTTTGGGACATTCCCTGATTTGGGCTTATTTCCTGAATGTTTAGATGAGCATATTTTGAGGTTCCATGAACTTTTACTTGTGAGCTGTTATGTGTTTGATTTTGATTAAGAGCAAAGCATTTTTGCCGCTGATGTTTTTCATTACTGCCAGTGTTAATAGTTACCCTAGTTTCTTTTCAGCCTCGACCACATTCAGacctaatatataaatatatatatatgtgtgtgtgtgtgtgtgtgtgtgtgtgtatatcaatCTTACTCATTGAtcaatagatagatatagatacatagcAGGTACACATGTATATccaaattatgtatatatattattgtcCACAAAGATATCTTCTACAGTAATGTGTAACCCCTGGGAACAGCCAACTTTCTTTCACACAGAAGCTCTATAGCTGTCTTTTATTCCCAGA
This genomic interval carries:
- the LOC103563054 gene encoding fatty acid desaturase 2-like protein FADS2B isoform X1 translates to MARRKSNTSTVRSSTCYSTREFAWISSFYIRYFIIFGHFYGIFGTLGLIYLVKSLESRWIVYVTQMSHVPMKMSREENRDWLSTQVIMKILEEDTSDHTD
- the LOC103563054 gene encoding fatty acid desaturase 2-like protein FADS2B isoform X2, encoding MARRKSNTSTVRSSTCYSTREFAWISSFYIRYFIIFGHFYGIFGTLGLIYLVKSLESRWIVYVTQMSHVPMKMSREENRDWLSTQSIPHNAVP